One Candidatus Poribacteria bacterium genomic window, TCAGCAGATTAGATATTCACCGTGCGGTTTCTGACTGTACCCAGGCACTCAGGTTGAATCCGGACGCGGGCGTAGCTTACGGAACGTGCGGTGTGGCTTGGTTACATTATGGGCATTGGAAAAAGGCGAAAGCCGATTTCACTGTTGCCACTATCTTGCGTGTGGATGTCAGTGTGCTGTTTCATCATTTCTATGAGAGTCCTAAAGATTTTGTACAAAAAACAGACATTCAGATACCAGCAGATGTCGCCGCTATGCTAATTCCCCAAGCGGAACTTCCTGAATTTGAGGAGAACGCACGACTAAAGTTAGCCTTAAAGGCTTACGACAACGAAGAACTTAGCACAGGGCTGTCTGCTCGGTTTGCCGGTATGTCTCGCGAGGAGTTTATCTATACGATGGGAAAATATGGACTCTCTCCCATTAGGCTCACAGCTGAGGAGCTCCGAAAGGACGTTGAGAGTGCCAGAAAAGCCAGTCATCAGTAATACGAGTCCCCTTGTCGGTCTTTGGACTCTCAATCTTTTCCCCCTATTGCGGGAACTCTACACTGAAGTATTAATTCCAGAAGAAGTTCGAGGTGAATTTTTCGCGATCGAAACGGAAGTTCGCGAGGCAGCACTTAAAAGTGCGCCGTGGATTAGAACTGTCCGTTTGCGTAATCCAGAAAACATAGCAACGCATGCGGAAGTTGATCTGGGTGAAGCTGCAGTTTTTGTCCTTGCCCAAGAGCGCGATGCACGTCTCGTGATTCTTGATGATCGGGATGCCCGACAATACGCCGAACGCATAGGATTGCCCTTTACTGGCACGGTTGGTCTTTTGCTGGAAGCAAAGGAAAGTGGGTTTATTGATGCGGTTGCACCACTTTTAGACGTGTTACTGGAGAATGGGGTACGTCTAAGCCCATCACTCATCAGGGATGCATTACAACAAGCCGGGGAAACGTCTTGATATCCTCAACTTTTTTAAGGGAACCTAATGAAATTACTTGATACCGTTGCCCTTGTAGAAGACATGCCAACTCTCAACTTATACCGCGGACAGGTCGGTACCATTGTTGAGGAATATGAATCCGGCGTATTTGAAGTTGAGTTTAGCGATTTGGAAGGCAGGACGTATGCGTTAGAGACACTACAGGCATCGCAACTCATGCTTCTACAGTATGAACGCCTTGACGAGCGAAAATCCACTTAATCAAACTGAAATCTTGACCGAAGCTCCCCAAAAATAGCAATTCCCGCACCGTAAAACACCACCGCCAACGGAATCAATACCCAAATGGACAGAAACCCTTTCAAGAGGGTCAAACCGATACCCATCACACCACAGAGAAAGACTGCCTTTAAAAGCGTCGGCAGTATGAGAGGCGTTTCACCGAATCTGACAATATTTCTTGAAATATAGCCAATCCCAACGACAAGCAGATATCCTTCACTGATAACCATCGCCATCGCCGCACCGACATGACTGAAACGCGGGATTAGAAATAAATTAAGACAGATGTTCAGAAGTGCCGTGGTCCCCATGAGAACCGAGAACGCACGGCGTTTATCCGTCGCCCGAAGCACCGACTGGACCGCCGTTGTTACGAAAATAAGTCCACCCGACCAACTGAGCCATTGGAGTGCCTTTGATACTTTGCCTATTTCGTCCGGTGTATAGGTTGGAAACAG contains:
- a CDS encoding tetratricopeptide repeat protein, which translates into the protein MNTFKRDRNRKIIDPYLHCGFAPSHRTESMPKPAHSRLAEAEVYNAHGIVYSENGEHDRATEVFDKAIELQPDYINAHYNRGLAYMRAGEVDKALADYSGAIQFKPNYAEAYSNRGIAYHKKGEAIYAIQDYSTAIGLNPELAEPYANRGSLYLSRLDIHRAVSDCTQALRLNPDAGVAYGTCGVAWLHYGHWKKAKADFTVATILRVDVSVLFHHFYESPKDFVQKTDIQIPADVAAMLIPQAELPEFEENARLKLALKAYDNEELSTGLSARFAGMSREEFIYTMGKYGLSPIRLTAEELRKDVESARKASHQ
- a CDS encoding DUF3368 domain-containing protein, which encodes MPEKPVISNTSPLVGLWTLNLFPLLRELYTEVLIPEEVRGEFFAIETEVREAALKSAPWIRTVRLRNPENIATHAEVDLGEAAVFVLAQERDARLVILDDRDARQYAERIGLPFTGTVGLLLEAKESGFIDAVAPLLDVLLENGVRLSPSLIRDALQQAGETS
- a CDS encoding DUF4926 domain-containing protein; the encoded protein is MKLLDTVALVEDMPTLNLYRGQVGTIVEEYESGVFEVEFSDLEGRTYALETLQASQLMLLQYERLDERKST